The genomic region CATAATGGAAGATATTCTAAAAGACCCACCAATCTCTACTAACTGACCTCTTGAGACAATTACCTCTTGATCCTTTGCTAATGCGCGTAAAATCAAATAAACTGCGGCAGCATTATTGTTTACAACCATTGCTGCTTCTGCACCAGTCACTTCCCTAATTACCTTTTCAATAATATCGTGTCTGGAACCACGTGTACCCTCATCGATCTTATATTCCAGATTTGAATAATGACTAGCTATTTGTACGACATGGTCAATTGCATCTTTACTAAGTCTGGCACGCCCCAGATTTGTATGCAATATGGTCCCGGTAGCGTTAATTACTTTTTTCAAGAAGTATTGTCCATACTCGTTTGCATCTTTTTCTACCATTTCAAAGATGTATGTAATGAAGTCCGATTTCGTTGGTTCACTATTTTCAAATGTATTTGCTATGAGTTTCTCTCTAATTGCGGATAAGACTTTCTGTGTGATCAGCGTAAGTTTTTCCTGATCGATATGTACGTTATTTTGTATGTATGTAAAGCGCTCATGCTTTTGCAATTCGTGTATTGGTGGTAAAAATCTTAAGTATTGTTTCAAAAAAATTCTCCTTTTCATCTTGTTTTATCATTATAAATGGCTTTTGGTTTATACTCAAATTATTGTAGTACTATTTTTACCGTTCCCTTCCAAAGTCCCACACATTTAGTAGTAGAGCTGAATAAGATATACATAAGACCAAGTTGGGGGGCTTGTAATGGATGGAGAGAAGAAGGAAGAGAAGTTACTAGATGTAGACGGAATTGAGGATTGGATGACCCAGTTTATCATTGATCCATTTCATGACGGGAATGCAGATGGCATCCGTATGGAATTGTTCGAGACTGATTCTGCGTTTATTATAGAAGTAATTGTTCCAGGATATCACAGACATGATATCGTGATAAAAGTAGTGCAAGACGGTATTCATATGTCCTTTTTAAACGGCAATACCGAAATCAGGCGGTTTGTAAACCTCCCTTTCTCTCTATGCAATAAGAGAATAACTGCCTCGATAGAACACAATATACTTGAAATCATGATTCATAAGAAAAAGAATCGTCTGTCACATTCTATGTCACGCCATATAAAAATAAGAGAAGGAAGAAACCGGTAATAGGCTTCTTCCTTTTATACATACCGTTTCTTATATTAGTTGGACATTACTTCAATAATTTCATCTTCGGTAGGAAACCTTCCTACCTCTAGTTTTGAAAATACCTTTTCTCCATCAACCGTTACTTCAAACGCTCCACCTGTACTCGGTACTAATTCAAGCAATTCAATTTCGTGACGAAAATGAGAAAATAATCCTTCTGCGAGACCCGCAGCTTTTGGTGCAAAGTTTCACATCATACAAAATTCGATTTTCACTTTGTAACTCATCCTGTTTCCCCCTTAAAATATTCATTACCATTATTTTAGTACAAGTTTAAGTCTGAATCAAAATATAACGTGATTTTAATCCATATTATTTGGAAAAATAGAAGGTGAACTTATATACTATAGTGAGGGGGTGCGAATAATGAGCAACAAAGAAAATGTTCGTTTAACACAATTGTCCTCAAAAGCTGGTTGAGGATGTAAAATCGGTCCTAGTGACCTTGCGCAAGTTTTGCGTCAATTACCAGAAAGAGAATACGATCCAAATCTTCTAGTCGGTCTTGATACATCAGACGATGCTGGAGTATATAAATTAACGGAAGATATCGCAATTATTCAAACGGTCGATTACTTCACTCCAGTTGTTGATGATCCATATATGTTTGGTCAAATTGCTGCAGCAAATGCACTGAGTGACGTGTACGCAATGGGTGGTAAACCGAAGACTGTTATGAATATCGTTGGTTTTCCAATAAAAGAATTGGGACCGGATGTATTAGCAGAAATCCTAAAAGGAGCTGCTGACAAAACAAAGGAATCTGGTGCGCTAATAGTAGGTGGTCATTCTATCGATGACAAAGAGCCGAAATTTGGACTTTCAGTAACCGGTCTCGTTCACCCTGATAAGATCCTTAAAAACATCGGTGCTAAGCCTGGAGATGCTCTCGTATTAACAAAGCCAATTGGTGTTGGAATTATGACAACTGGTGTAAAACGCGATGCAGTAACGCCTGAGCAACTGCAAAAGGTAACAGAAACGATGGCTACTTTAAACAAGGAAGCTGCGGAATGCTTAGAAGGATTGCATGCTAATGCAGGTACAGATGTTACCGGTTTTGGTCTTTTAGGACATGCCAGTGAGATCGCACGAGGCAGTGATGTAAGTTTAACGATATACTACAACCAAGTTCCACTTCTTGATGGAACAAAGGAACTTGCTACACAAGGAATTATTCCTGGTGGTACGAAATCAAACTATAGCTGGCTTGGTGAGTCCGTTCATTATAATGATGCATTAACAGAAGAAGAAAAACTTATTCTTTGTGATGCTGTCACTTCTGGTGGATTGCTCGTAAGTTTACCGAAAGAAGAAGCAGCGATATACGTTCAAAGGCTGCACGAAAAGGGAGTTGCTGAAGCAGCAATTGTCGGTGAAGTAACAGAAAAGCGTGATTGTTGTTTGTACGCAGAGAAATAAAAAATCAGGGAGACCTTATTACAAAGGTTTCCCTGTTTTCATTATGATTTTTTGAATGAGTATAACTAGTAAGGCTCCTCCGATAAATATGAAAATATAAATAGAAGGTGAGCCAGTACTCCCAAAGGCAACTTCACTTGATAAGGTCTGAACATGTGCATACTCTTTTGAGAGATCCGGTTCGTAGTTCCAAGTTCTTACATACCCAACTATGAACAAACTAATAATGTAAAAGATATGTAAAATCATTGATATGACAATACCTCTACCAACAATCTTCATTTCTACACCCCCTCCTACTGTTAATTAAGCACAATAGATATAATTTCCTCTTTGTCTGGAATTGTCATTTTAGTAACAGGGATCCCTTGTTTTCTCACAAGCTCTTCTAGGTGATTTAATTTTTCATCCGATTTGTCTTTTCCACCTATCGTAATTGAGTATCCTTTACACTCCAATTCGGTTAATACTACTTCCTCACATTTAATCAAATCCATTCCGTCTATAAAATGATATCCGACAAACTCTAATTCTCCATTAAGTTGAATCGTTTCATTTCCAGTTACTGCGGCATAATTAACAGTAAGCGATTGAATGCTATAATAGTCTTGTTTAAACTCTTCTGCTTCTTTGTTTAATAGTGTAACAAAGGTAAATAGTTTTTGCAGTGACTCGTTGTTATTTAACGTTAGCAATAATGTACTATTTACAGATACTTTAAGCTCTGAGTTACTAGTGGGATCTTCAAAGTGCATATCGTATAGATCCAATTCGTAAAGTTGCTGCTGGTGCTTAGAAATAAAAGCCTCTCCTAGTTTAAACGCATCCAGTTGGGCAATGCAATTTTTGTATTTACTAATCCCTCAAGATACACCGAAAACTCTATAATTGGATATTTCTTCGTTTCTATTACATAGCTTCTATCACCCATGTTTCCTTCATTTTTCTTTTCACTGTAAATAATGTTGATATCTTGTATTCCCAGTTCAACTGAGACATATTGTTTTACCTGTTCGTCTATCTCTTTTTCTGACTCGCAACCTATTAACAATAGAAATAAAATCAATACACACAGAAATCTATGTGACCTCATTATGTTCGCCCCCATATAAAAATTGTAAACGAACCATAAAAAAGTTAAATAAAAAAAGAGAACTCACCTTGTGGCAAATTCTCGTTTTAATATATATCCTCTAAATCCTTTTGCGTTATCTCTTCAGGTTTCCCGTCAAAGACTACTATTCCATTTGAGATTCCGATGATTCTCGTTGCGAAATCTTTAGCTAGTTTTACGTCGTGCAAATTAATGATCATGGTAATTCGATCTTGTTCGTTAATTTCTTTAAGTAGAGACATGACTGAAACTGATGTAATGGGATCAAGACTAGCAACAGGTTCATCTCCTAAAATAATCTTAGGCTTTTGTACAAGCGCCCTTGCAATTGCAACGCGCTGACGTTGACCACCACTTAGATGACTTACACGTTTCTCTGCAAAGTCTTTAAGTCCTACACGCTCTAGAGCAAGTAGTGCCCGTTCTTTTTCTTCCTTCGTAAAGAGAAAGAATAACGCTCGTCCCAGTGGAATATTCGAAAGACTTCCTACTAGGACATTCGTTAAGGTTGAAAGCCTATCAATTAAGTTGAACGATTGAAAGATCATCCCAATCGAACTCCTATAGTGACGAAGCTTCTCTCCTTTATATCCTATAATACTTTCACCATTGTATTTAACATCCCCACCAGAAGGTTCGACAAGCCGATTGATACAACGTATTAATGTAGATTTACCCGCTCCACTTAACCCAAGCACAGCAACAAACTCACCTTGCTCTATTGTAAGGTTAATATCCTGAAGTGCTGGTCGATCTGATTTTTTATATTGTTTTTGTAATTGAATAACTTCAAGCATTATATCACCTTCTTACGAATCCACGCGCCGGTAAAATCAACGATCATCACTAGAGCCATGATAAAGATTACTTCTGTTGCAACCATTTGGTAGTTGGCAATTTTGAAATCCACAAACAGCATACTACCAATACCGCCTCCACCAATAAAACCAAGGATAAGAGATGCTCTAATCCCAACTTCAAGTCTGTAAAAATAGTTGGATAAGATATTTGGAATAATTTGTGGCAAAATCCCGTACGTCGTAATCAATACTCTCTTCGCCCCCACTGAACGAACAGCTTCCTGTGGACCATCATCTGATGCTTCGATTAGTTCAGCGATTAACTTCCCTAGCACTCCTATATTATGAAGAGCAATTGCCAGAACTGCTGGAAATGGTCCTAATCCGAATGTAGGAACTAACAATAGTCCAAATACAATTTCAGGTACCGATCGAAAAAAGTTTAAAATCCATCTAGTCGTTGTATATATCCATCCAGCTGGCGCCGTATTCCAAGCGCCTAAAAAGCTTAATGGCAACGCAAAAATTAATCCGAGAAACGTACCCATTACCGCAATTTGCAATGTAATGACAGAAGCTTCAAGTGCATATTTTGCATTAGTAAAATCTGGTGGCCACCATTGTGTTTGGAGGAAATCGATTGTTTTCCCTATATCTAAAAATTCACTAAAGGAAAAGTCGACTCCATAACCACTCCATAAAAGAATAGCCGCTGACAACACTGCCAACGACCATTTATTCAAGTGTTTCATGTACGACACCTTCTTTTTATTTTGCAGCTGCTTGTTTCTTTGCTTCTCTAATACTTTCATAGTCAGCATCTGTTGCTTCCGTAAAGCCTGAAGCTGCAAACGCATCTAGTATTTCTTTATCTTCAACTTTCAAGAAAGCATCTTGGATTTTCTTAACAAGCTCGTCATTCACTGCTTTACTAACAGCCCACGGATATTGGAACAATTTCTCTGACTGCCAGATTACCTTGTAGTCATCCCCAATTTTACCGTTTTTCTTTAATGTATTAAAAATAGCACTATCAATTGCTCCAGCATCTACTTGCTTATTTGCAACTGCAATCGCCGTGGCATCATGTCCACCCGTATACACCATTTGCTTAAATTGATGTTCATTAGCATTTGTAAATACACCTTGCTCTTTTAATTCAATACTTGGAATTAATGAACCTGATGTTGAAGATGGATCACCAAATGCAAAGTTCAATTCCTTACTCTTTGCGACTAAATCATCAATGGATTCTAGTGGTGAATCCTTATGAGTAATGATGTATGAATAGTAGAAAGGTTCTCCTTCAATCAATTGAGTCATAATTGCTCTTGCACCACTTTGATCATTCGCATCAATATACGTTGCTGGTCCAAAGTAAGCCATGTTTACATCATCATAGTTCATCGCTTGAACAACTGCCTGGTAATCAGGATAAACGGTAACCTTTACCGGCATATCTAATTCTTCTTCAAAGTGCTTAGACAACTTATCCATTGCAACTTGCATATTTCCTTGGTTTAAGGTTGGAATTACACCAACCACTAATTCCTCAAGCTCTGCAGTCTCTGTTCCTGTTTTCGCTTCTTCCTTTTCAACCTTTTCTTCTCCGCCACATGCAGCTAACACAAGAAGAAATAAGATCGTAATCATTCCCATAAACTTTTTCATTCCACTAACCCCCATAAAATATATAAGCATTTCCTATCATAAAAAAACTTAATCCTTTTGTCTACTTATTCGCTCAGATTAGTCGGCTATATAACGAAATATACTGATTCATTTCTTTTTCAAGTGAGTGATGATCTAGTATATATTCTTTCGCTCTTTTTGTAACCGAGCTCATTCTTTCATGGTCTGAGAGTATTCGGTCAGCGATTTCTTCAAACTCTGCTTCATCATTAAAGATCCAGCCTGTTTTATTATGATCAACCACACTTCTATTTCCTTCATTGTTTCTCACTACTACCGGACATCCACAATACATTGCTTCCATAATTGAAGACGGTTGCCCTTCTGATATAGACGTATTAATTGTAATATCAGCTTGTTCATATAACGCCTTCATTTGCGAAAATGGTACGTCCTCAAAAAAGTGAACCCAATCATATAGATTACAGAGATTAAGAACCTGCTTTTCTATTTCTTCCTCAATGACTACTCCAGCAATTATAAATTGCAATTCTGTGTATTTCTTTTTTAAATCTAAAATTTGATTCCATACATAAAGTGGATCCTTTACGGATCTCAGACCCGCAGGCAGAAGAATTACTGGTTTTCCATCAGGAAATTTTATTGAAAGTTCTTGTTTATTTTCAAACCAAACACTTTGCGGGATAATTTCAACTAAACTATTCGGATATGCGTTTAGTACTTTCTCTTTTCCATCCTGTGTGAATACCGTTATCGCATTTGCACCGTCTATCATCTTTTTCATTTCTTTTAGCTGAGCTGGGTTCGCTAGGTCATGATTAATATCTGTTCCACCATTTGTTAAAATATAAGGTTTATTTAAGGGTAGCTCCCTGCACATATTCCATCTGGCAAAGCGATACAAATGAAGAATGTGGTATAGATCGCATTCTTTTACTAATTCCTCTTTCTCATCGTTCCATCTTTCCTCCAAATAAGGAAATACATGAACATCAATACCCGCTTCCTCTAACCCATGAACTATTCTTTTTGTTGTGGTTGCATTTCCTCTGTTGCTTCTATAATAAGGTGTAAAAAAGGCAATCTTCTTATTCAATCGTATCTCTCACCCATACTCGATTTTGTTCTTCTCTCTTTGTTATCCCTAATAAATCAAATAATTCCATTAATGGTACTAAGTATTTCCTTGAAACTCCAAGACTATCCTTTGCTACTTTTAAATCAAATGAATCACCAGTTGTAGCTCGAAGCTTCTTTATCGCCATTTCTAGGTTTTCTGTGGTAATCGCATTTTTCTCATCTAAGAAATACAATTTATTTGTTGTTTTTAAGAAATGTTTTAGCTCTTCCAGTACATCTTTAGGAACACCTGATGCGCTTCCATATTCTTCCCACGTTTTTACATTTAGTTCATCTTGTTGAATACTACTAATCATATTTTCAATTCTCTTTTTCCAGCTTGCGGGATAATTTGGTACATATTCTATCGTTGCTACAAACTGTCCTTGTTTTTGTAACTGATTCTTTTGTATCCCCTCATCCATCACTGCTGTCACCCATTCTTTCGGTGCTTGATGACTAAGAATAGTAATAAGCTCAGCTTTATTCATCCCAAAACGCAGTGGATACTTCTCTTGGTAATCCTCTAACTGCTCGTTGGCTTTTCGAAGTAATAATTCCTTCTCTGAATGGAGAGTTAGTCCTTGTAACATCTCTACTAGATCTCCGGATTCTTCCTTCATCTCCTCAAGCTGGTCTTCTTTAAGCGAAGTCAACTGTAACAATTCCTTCTTAGGTAAGTATTTCTTTTCCTTTAGAAGATCAATTACACGCTGAGCAGGTGTACCTTCTTTTTTAATATGTAACATTTTCATAGTTTCTTGACCAAATCGATACTTTTGACCGTGTGGATCTATCACCCACCCACCACCAATTGTCTCCGTTGGCGTTGGTCTTCTTAAGATAAAACGGTCTCCTCGTTTTGTTACAACTTCCTCATCTAAACGCAGCTGACAAAGCACTTCCTCACTTGAACCAGTCGCTTCATTACGATCGAAGAAAACGATTTTCCCCATAACTTCTGAAGTTCCTAAATGAAGCTTAATGGGTGTTCGTTGCTTAATTGGGTGCTTTAAGTTCTGTACAATGGAAAGTGAAATATCAATTGTATTGGTGACGACAAAGTGCTCTTTATCGACAAGAACATCTCCACGTTCAATTGTTTCTTTTGTTACATTTGAAAGGTTAATCGCAACACGTTGACCAGCCACAGCTTTTTCAGCGGGTTTATGATGTACTTGTAATTGGCGCGCCTTCGTTTCCTGGCGTGATGGCAGTATCATCAGCGATTGACCTTCAATCACTGTACCTTCATAAACAGTTCCTCTTACTACAGTACCTTGACCTTTTACAGTAAACACTTGATCAATTGGTAGACGAAACGCACCACTCGCATTTCTCATTTCAAGCTGTTCAAGTTCTTCTTTAATTTTGGCTCGTAATTTGTCAATACCAATACCTTTCAAACTATCTACTAAAATGATGGGAGAATCTGAGAATACAGTACCTTGTAGCTGCTCCTTAATCTCATCTTCTACAAGGTCTACAAAATCGTCCTCTACCTTATCAATTTTAGAGACAGCTACAATCCCTTTTTTAATACCTAAAAATGAAAGGATATCTAAGTGTTCCTTCGTTTGAGGCATTACTCCTTCATCTGCCGCTACAACAAGAATCACTAAGTCTATACCTGCAACTCCCGCAATCATTTGCCTGATAAATCGTTCATGCCCTGGTACATCTATAACAGAAGCAGAGATATTGTCTCCTAACTCAAGTGGAGCAAAACCTAATTCTATTGAAATTTGTCTCTCTTTTTCTTCCTTGAGACGATCTGTATCTACGTTTGTTAATGCTTTCGTTAATGACGTTTTACCATGGTCAATATGACCTGCCATCCCAACTGTAAAATAATGCTTGTCCACGTATTTCACTTCCTTCATTTAAATCAACCTTAACTTTACATGGAATAAGGAATTGTTTCAAGAGTAAGCAACATCTTAATCATTGTTCAAAAAATCTCTACTTTATGCAGAAGTATATTATTTCCTCTTGATTCAGGAAAAAATCAGAGTTATAATGTTAGAGCACCTTAAATGGGGCTGAATGGGGTACTGGTGTCCCCCTCGGTCTTCAAAACCGCATGTGAGGCGCGTGCCGTCTCAGGTGGGTTCGATTCCCACGCAGTCCCGCCAATTATTCTTAAATACATAACAAAACTATAAATAGAGCCACCCATTAAAATTGATGGGTGGCTTCTTGTTTACATTGAGAATTAAAAATAAATATCAGTATTACTTGTTTTGTTTAAACTGTGCCATCATGTGTGCCTGCTTCTTTAAACGATTATCAGCTTTCTTATCATGTACAACCAGTACTGCATGAATGGCACCAGGAATATAGAAAAATAAACATAAAATTAAATTAAATAATGCTTGAAATGGTCTACCGACAAATAATACAGCAACTGGTGGTAATAAAATTGCTAACAGGTATAACATATAATCTCCTCCAATAAAG from Bacillus sp. BGMRC 2118 harbors:
- a CDS encoding SelT/SelW/SelH family protein encodes the protein MLELVPSTGGAFEVTVDGEKVFSKLEVGRFPTEDEIIEVMSN
- the phnE gene encoding phosphonate ABC transporter, permease protein PhnE; this translates as MNKWSLAVLSAAILLWSGYGVDFSFSEFLDIGKTIDFLQTQWWPPDFTNAKYALEASVITLQIAVMGTFLGLIFALPLSFLGAWNTAPAGWIYTTTRWILNFFRSVPEIVFGLLLVPTFGLGPFPAVLAIALHNIGVLGKLIAELIEASDDGPQEAVRSVGAKRVLITTYGILPQIIPNILSNYFYRLEVGIRASLILGFIGGGGIGSMLFVDFKIANYQMVATEVIFIMALVMIVDFTGAWIRKKVI
- the selB gene encoding selenocysteine-specific translation elongation factor; translation: MAGHIDHGKTSLTKALTNVDTDRLKEEKERQISIELGFAPLELGDNISASVIDVPGHERFIRQMIAGVAGIDLVILVVAADEGVMPQTKEHLDILSFLGIKKGIVAVSKIDKVEDDFVDLVEDEIKEQLQGTVFSDSPIILVDSLKGIGIDKLRAKIKEELEQLEMRNASGAFRLPIDQVFTVKGQGTVVRGTVYEGTVIEGQSLMILPSRQETKARQLQVHHKPAEKAVAGQRVAINLSNVTKETIERGDVLVDKEHFVVTNTIDISLSIVQNLKHPIKQRTPIKLHLGTSEVMGKIVFFDRNEATGSSEEVLCQLRLDEEVVTKRGDRFILRRPTPTETIGGGWVIDPHGQKYRFGQETMKMLHIKKEGTPAQRVIDLLKEKKYLPKKELLQLTSLKEDQLEEMKEESGDLVEMLQGLTLHSEKELLLRKANEQLEDYQEKYPLRFGMNKAELITILSHQAPKEWVTAVMDEGIQKNQLQKQGQFVATIEYVPNYPASWKKRIENMISSIQQDELNVKTWEEYGSASGVPKDVLEELKHFLKTTNKLYFLDEKNAITTENLEMAIKKLRATTGDSFDLKVAKDSLGVSRKYLVPLMELFDLLGITKREEQNRVWVRDTIE
- the phnC gene encoding phosphonate ABC transporter ATP-binding protein, with the protein product MLEVIQLQKQYKKSDRPALQDINLTIEQGEFVAVLGLSGAGKSTLIRCINRLVEPSGGDVKYNGESIIGYKGEKLRHYRSSIGMIFQSFNLIDRLSTLTNVLVGSLSNIPLGRALFFLFTKEEKERALLALERVGLKDFAEKRVSHLSGGQRQRVAIARALVQKPKIILGDEPVASLDPITSVSVMSLLKEINEQDRITMIINLHDVKLAKDFATRIIGISNGIVVFDGKPEEITQKDLEDIY
- the selD gene encoding selenide, water dikinase SelD; its protein translation is MSNKENVRLTQLSSKAGUGCKIGPSDLAQVLRQLPEREYDPNLLVGLDTSDDAGVYKLTEDIAIIQTVDYFTPVVDDPYMFGQIAAANALSDVYAMGGKPKTVMNIVGFPIKELGPDVLAEILKGAADKTKESGALIVGGHSIDDKEPKFGLSVTGLVHPDKILKNIGAKPGDALVLTKPIGVGIMTTGVKRDAVTPEQLQKVTETMATLNKEAAECLEGLHANAGTDVTGFGLLGHASEIARGSDVSLTIYYNQVPLLDGTKELATQGIIPGGTKSNYSWLGESVHYNDALTEEEKLILCDAVTSGGLLVSLPKEEAAIYVQRLHEKGVAEAAIVGEVTEKRDCCLYAEK
- a CDS encoding glycosyltransferase family 4 protein — encoded protein: MNKKIAFFTPYYRSNRGNATTTKRIVHGLEEAGIDVHVFPYLEERWNDEKEELVKECDLYHILHLYRFARWNMCRELPLNKPYILTNGGTDINHDLANPAQLKEMKKMIDGANAITVFTQDGKEKVLNAYPNSLVEIIPQSVWFENKQELSIKFPDGKPVILLPAGLRSVKDPLYVWNQILDLKKKYTELQFIIAGVVIEEEIEKQVLNLCNLYDWVHFFEDVPFSQMKALYEQADITINTSISEGQPSSIMEAMYCGCPVVVRNNEGNRSVVDHNKTGWIFNDEAEFEEIADRILSDHERMSSVTKRAKEYILDHHSLEKEMNQYISLYSRLI
- a CDS encoding YqaE/Pmp3 family membrane protein codes for the protein MLYLLAILLPPVAVLFVGRPFQALFNLILCLFFYIPGAIHAVLVVHDKKADNRLKKQAHMMAQFKQNK
- the phnD gene encoding phosphate/phosphite/phosphonate ABC transporter substrate-binding protein, with product MKKFMGMITILFLLVLAACGGEEKVEKEEAKTGTETAELEELVVGVIPTLNQGNMQVAMDKLSKHFEEELDMPVKVTVYPDYQAVVQAMNYDDVNMAYFGPATYIDANDQSGARAIMTQLIEGEPFYYSYIITHKDSPLESIDDLVAKSKELNFAFGDPSSTSGSLIPSIELKEQGVFTNANEHQFKQMVYTGGHDATAIAVANKQVDAGAIDSAIFNTLKKNGKIGDDYKVIWQSEKLFQYPWAVSKAVNDELVKKIQDAFLKVEDKEILDAFAASGFTEATDADYESIREAKKQAAAK